The genomic region ATCTGGGTTAACCAATGCGGAAATCCGCTTTAATTGTCCTCTTTCTTCCAGAATTTTTATAAATCCCCGTAAATCTCGCGCCATATTCCCAACAGTTAAGAAATGTAAATTATTCTTAATATTATAGCTTTAGCCAGAACGCTATAGACAGGGTTGATGAGTAAAAGTGGGGTGACCACAAGTCCCCCGATAAATCGGGGGTTGTTGGATTATTGAATATGGCAGTATTCCTGAGTAGGAGTAACGGAAACCACTTCCACTTCGACGGGGTTTTCCGCTGTTGGGTTAATAATAAACTCGCTAGGACCCACATGTGGTTTTTGAGGATTACCCCAATCGTATGTATAACCTAGACCCGACCAAGGATAATATTCCTTTTTAGCATTGGTGTAGGAATTGGTATAGATTGCCTTGATTACAGGACTATTATCAGGTACTGGTAGGGGTAAAAGATGACAACTGGTATCGTTAATTTCCTGATCAATACATGGTCGAATTAAATCTTCTGCTTTCACCCACATTTCCACAAAATGAGTTTTACTGGAATACTTATTTAAAACCAGTCCCAAATACTGTTGTAGTCTGAGAGAAAGCTCAATATTGTCTGGGATAGGTGGTTCTGTGGCTTGATATTTCTGACAAAACTCCTTCACCTGAGGTACTGCTGTAAACCAGGTTTGATACGTCAGTTGTTTTTTAGCTCCTACTGGCCAATCCACAGCGGGATTAGCTACATATCTCCAACTAGACATGAGATATTCGATTTTACCATTATTCTCCCTCCATTTAATTTGAGGATTATTGGGGGATAAGGCCCACAGATCACTAACCACTTCCTCTGCGAGGGGTTGTTTTGCGTCTTCAATCGCACCATCTAATTGTTTTTTCAAGAGATTATAAGTTTCTGGTTGGTATTGCAGGAGATATTCATAAACATTAGTGGGCGTTGCAGTTTGAGCCAATACTCCTGGTTGCCATCCGAAAACTAACAAAGCAAGGAAAATTAAACCCATCCAAAATACTTGTTGCCGATTTTTCATAGTGAGCGATTAGATCAATTCCATCTACAGATTGTATATTTAACCTTGAGACTGACACCAATGGTGTCTTTATTTTTTTAAAATTTACCTATCTTTCCCCGATGAAAATACTGGGTAATCAGTATAACCTTTTTCTCTACCTCCATAAAAAGTTGCTCGTTCGTAGGGAGTTAGGGGGTGGTTTTCTCTCAAACGTTCAACTAAATCAGGATTAGAAATATAGAACCTGCCAAAAGCTACTGCATCAGTTTTATGCTCCGCAATTGCCAATAGAGCTTCTGCACGATTATACCCGCCCGCCGATATTAGCTTTGTACCTAGGGAACCAGCTTGGATAATTGGACCAAATAGAACAGCGGTGCTGGGCGCACTTTCATCGGTTTTATCACTACCACCAGCACTGGTAGAACGTGGTTCAATCAAATGAATATAAGCAAGACCCACATTGCAAATCCCTTCAACAACATAGCGGAAAAGATTTACAGGATCGCTGTCCTTCATATCGTTGAAAGTGCCATAGGGAGATAGACGGACCCCCACCCTACCCTTACCCCAGATTTTGACACATCTTTCAATCACCTGAAAAAGTAATCTAGCTCTATTTTCCACCGACCCACCATAGATATCCACGCGTTGATTACTGCCATCTTGGAGGAACTGATCAAGTAAGTAACCATTAGCACCATGAATTTCCACACCATCAAAACCTGCTTGTTGAGCGTACTGAGCAGCAAGCTCGTATTGATCCAAAAGATGGGCAATTTGAGTGGTGGTGAGAGAGCGAGGTGTTTCAAAAGGAACTGGCTTACCAGTACTAGTTAAAGTATTGCCTTGGGGAGTAATAGAGGAAGGTGCCCAGGGAGCTTGACCATCGGGTTGGAAAGAAGAGTGGGAAATTCTGCCCACATGCCATAATTGGAGGAAGATTCTTCCCCCCCTTTCATGAACAGCTTGTGTTACCAGCGACCAGCCATTAATCTGTTCAGGACTGTGGATTCCAGGAGTAGCAGGGTATCCTTGACCTTCGGGGATGATCTGAGTTGCTTCGCTGATTATCAGACCTGCACTAGCTCGTTGTTGATAGTAGGTTGCATTTAGTGCAGTGGGGATGTTACCTGGTTGGTGACTGCGCATCCTGGTTAGCGGAGCCATAATTATCCGATTAGGGATATTTAGTTCACCCAGGGTGAGGGAATCGAAAAGACTGGTCATAATTGCTGCTTAAAAGATTAATTTGTTTCTCAATACCTTACAAAGTCCTGAAACCGCTTTCAACCCAATAAAATCCTAAGGATATCAATAGGGTTTCAGACATATTTGGCAAAATTGGCAATAGTATTCCTGCTAGACTAGTATATAATCTATATAATAAACCAGCACAATAAATGTTTCTGGATCTTCATCCTGGAGTTATACTAGAAGATCATGGCTACCTTGACTGAACTACCCAAAACCCTAGAAGAAGCAATTGCCCAATCCCGTGCAGCGGTAAGATCGGCTTTGTCTGATGGTAAAACGCGAATACAGGTAGAGTTGCTTTTCCCAGAACTGCAATTTATGCCAGTCGCTGAACAATTTCTCCCCCTATTTACCGAATATGAATCTCGTCTCAAGGTGTTTTTTGCTGATGCGGGTGCTGCTGCTTTAGCTCGTCGAGATTGGGGTGATATACCCTTCAAAATTATGGATATCGGTACGGGAAGAGCTGCTTCTTCAGAATCAAAAATTCAACCAGAGGATGAAATTTTCTTGTTTATAGCTCCCACATCAGTGGAAGTAGCTCAATTGGAAAAACTCTGTCAAATTATCGGTGAACGTCCTTTTGTGATGTTAAATCCTCGGTTGGAAGACTCTAGTGTGGTGGGTATTGGTTATGCTGCACGGGAAACCCGCAGGCGTTTTATTAGTACCATTGAATCTTGCTATTATCTACGTCCTATTGATGAACAAAGCGCCCTCATGCGTTCCTATCCTGGAAACTGGGAAATATGGTTGGAAACCGATGGTGAGTACCAGAAAATTGCTGAACTACCTCAAAAACCTTCTGGAGATGAGATAGACTCAATTTTAATCAAGGGACAACCAGAAACCGGGATCACAGCAAGCAAAAAGCCTACTGTGTTTAAAAGCTTGCAGAGATTTATTAAGGCTTTAAGTAGTTAATATGTAATTGGTATGCAAAAGGTGATTATAAAATTTGCAATAATGACTTATATATAAGTCCTAATGCTGCTAACACTAGCAGTAAAGGCATAATCCAATCACCGAATCGCACATACAAGGTTTGAGTTTGAC from Cylindrospermopsis curvispora GIHE-G1 harbors:
- a CDS encoding DUF1995 family protein, whose product is MTELPKTLEEAIAQSRAAVRSALSDGKTRIQVELLFPELQFMPVAEQFLPLFTEYESRLKVFFADAGAAALARRDWGDIPFKIMDIGTGRAASSESKIQPEDEIFLFIAPTSVEVAQLEKLCQIIGERPFVMLNPRLEDSSVVGIGYAARETRRRFISTIESCYYLRPIDEQSALMRSYPGNWEIWLETDGEYQKIAELPQKPSGDEIDSILIKGQPETGITASKKPTVFKSLQRFIKALSS
- a CDS encoding alkene reductase, encoding MTSLFDSLTLGELNIPNRIIMAPLTRMRSHQPGNIPTALNATYYQQRASAGLIISEATQIIPEGQGYPATPGIHSPEQINGWSLVTQAVHERGGRIFLQLWHVGRISHSSFQPDGQAPWAPSSITPQGNTLTSTGKPVPFETPRSLTTTQIAHLLDQYELAAQYAQQAGFDGVEIHGANGYLLDQFLQDGSNQRVDIYGGSVENRARLLFQVIERCVKIWGKGRVGVRLSPYGTFNDMKDSDPVNLFRYVVEGICNVGLAYIHLIEPRSTSAGGSDKTDESAPSTAVLFGPIIQAGSLGTKLISAGGYNRAEALLAIAEHKTDAVAFGRFYISNPDLVERLRENHPLTPYERATFYGGREKGYTDYPVFSSGKDR